A part of Oncorhynchus kisutch isolate 150728-3 linkage group LG2, Okis_V2, whole genome shotgun sequence genomic DNA contains:
- the cited4b gene encoding cbp/p300-interacting transactivator 4b, with protein MADHLMMPMNHSSVGGGIHGYRMGMNGGLQAGHQQHVVPQPGLRALPNGQMMHYGGGPQQQATMEVAMRQRQGMVGPVNGQLNGAQMGHHQMTSGNIMYNNGQAQQQHHPQHHHMSQQQQAQQHPQQQQQYMNGGLTSQQLMASMHLQKLNTQYHGHPLGPMNSNHMGNGAAQYRIGPAQLANMQQMAGPALALNGMDADMIDEEVLTSLVMELGLDRVQELPELFLGQNEFDFISDFVSKQLPSTVSC; from the coding sequence ATGGCGGATCATCTAATGATGCCCATGAACCACAGCTCTGTGGGTGGGGGCATCCACGGCTACAGAATGGGCATGAACGGAGGCCTGCAGGCAGGCCACCAGCAGCACGTGGTGCCTCAGCCTGGCCTCCGAGCCCTGCCCAATGGCCAGATGATGCACTACGGCGGGGGACCTCAGCAGCAGGCCACCATGGAGGTGGCCATGAGGCAGCGGCAAGGCATGGTGGGGCCCGTGAACGGACAGCTCAACGGGGCTCAGATGGGCCACCACCAAATGACGTCTGGTAACATAATGTACAACAACGGGCAGGCCCAGCAGCAACACCACCCCcagcaccatcacatgagccagCAACAGCAGGCCCAGCAGCACCCACAGCAACAACAGCAGTATATGAATGGTGGTCTCACGTCCCAGCAGCTCATGGCCAGCATGCATCTGCAAAAACTCAACACCCAGTATCACGGACATCCACTGGGGCCTATGAACAGCAACCACATGGGCAACGGGGCAGCCCAGTACCGCATTGGCCCGGCCCAGCTGGCTAACATGCAGCAGATGGCTGGGCCGGCACTAGCCTTGAACGGCATGGACGCAGACATGATTGACGAGGAGGTTTTGACGTCCCTGGTCATGGAGCTGGGCCTGGACCGCGTTCAGGAGCTGCCCGAACTCTTCCTGGGCCAGAACGAGTTTGACTTCATCTCAGACTTTGTGAGCAAACAGCTGCCCAGCACCGTCAGCTGCTGA